A single region of the Flavobacteriales bacterium genome encodes:
- a CDS encoding oligosaccharide flippase family protein, with amino-acid sequence MTKNLLKRNLIHTAIYTLSIILSKGISVILTPWFTKELDKEYFGQMTYLYTFIAFSTAIISIGFETGYFYFKNKNKQENVEGTMHLNHGLFLLFFLVPAFIWAEPLSILLIDSKEFVNHFRTLLGIMAFDILSLIPMAVLRYKEKVLRYSLIRILNALIILLFTYIFLKYLPDQKALPSWIPFNTFSQNDLVFYILLANLIASGIQLILLLPEIIKFRWKWKFELIKKYYQYGIPIAIGSMAYLINEQADTIFLKKMLEDGEAQIGIYKANYRVALLLGIIITGYRMGIEPFFFNQADKAGAKKNYSIVMNIFVIISLLAGLFIVFNEFWIKELYIKDRSYHEGFKIVPVLILAIVFSGIYSNLSVWYKINNQTKYGMTFTLIGAGITVLLNYILVPKYGYIASAWITLFCYFIMVLLSYSFGQKNYPIDYKIKRILTYILLASALYYLSLHIEYTQWYYRNLLLIPFLGLILGFERKTLKKIRK; translated from the coding sequence ATGACAAAAAATCTTCTTAAAAGAAATCTTATTCACACAGCTATTTATACCTTGAGTATCATTCTTTCTAAAGGAATAAGCGTGATTCTCACTCCTTGGTTTACCAAAGAATTAGATAAAGAATATTTTGGTCAAATGACCTATCTCTATACTTTTATTGCCTTTTCTACAGCAATCATCAGTATTGGGTTTGAAACAGGTTATTTTTACTTCAAAAATAAAAACAAACAAGAAAATGTTGAAGGAACCATGCATCTTAATCATGGGCTATTTCTACTATTTTTTTTAGTTCCTGCATTTATTTGGGCAGAACCCCTTTCTATTCTTCTAATTGATTCAAAAGAATTTGTGAATCACTTTAGAACGCTTTTAGGAATTATGGCATTTGATATATTGAGTTTAATTCCCATGGCAGTACTTAGATATAAAGAAAAAGTACTCAGATATAGTCTTATAAGAATTCTCAATGCGCTTATCATTCTACTTTTTACTTATATATTTCTTAAATATCTTCCTGATCAAAAAGCTTTACCCTCTTGGATCCCCTTCAACACATTTAGTCAGAATGACTTGGTTTTCTATATCCTATTAGCAAACCTGATAGCCTCTGGGATACAGTTAATCCTTCTTTTACCAGAAATAATTAAATTCCGTTGGAAATGGAAATTTGAGCTCATAAAAAAATATTATCAATATGGAATTCCCATTGCTATAGGAAGTATGGCATACCTCATAAATGAACAAGCAGACACCATTTTCCTCAAAAAAATGCTTGAAGATGGAGAAGCTCAAATAGGAATCTACAAAGCAAATTATCGTGTAGCCTTACTCTTAGGAATTATCATAACAGGTTATCGCATGGGAATAGAGCCTTTTTTCTTTAATCAAGCGGATAAAGCAGGGGCTAAAAAAAACTACTCCATAGTGATGAATATTTTTGTAATCATCAGTTTATTAGCAGGCTTATTCATAGTTTTTAATGAATTCTGGATTAAAGAGCTATATATAAAAGATCGGAGTTATCATGAAGGATTTAAAATTGTTCCTGTTCTCATTTTAGCCATTGTCTTTTCTGGAATATACAGTAATCTTTCTGTTTGGTATAAAATAAATAACCAAACAAAATACGGCATGACATTTACTTTGATTGGGGCAGGAATCACTGTTTTACTCAACTATATTTTGGTTCCAAAGTACGGTTATATTGCCTCGGCATGGATAACCCTATTCTGCTATTTTATTATGGTGCTTCTCTCCTATTCCTTTGGACAGAAAAACTACCCCATTGACTATAAAATTAAACGCATTTTAACGTATATTTTGCTTGCATCTGCATTATATTACCTTAGTTTGCATATTGAATATACCCAATGGTATTATAGAAATCTATTGTTAATTCCTTTTTTAGGTTTAATTTTAGGTTTTGAAAGAAAAACGTTGAAAAAAATTAGAAAATGA
- the dut gene encoding dUTP diphosphatase translates to MITDQVEIINKSKHQNPEYKTEDSAGMDLYANIEEDIILKPLERTLIPTGLFLAIPQGYEAQIRPRSGLALKKGLTCLNSPGTIDADYRGEIGVIIANVSNEDVTIKDGERIAQMVFAKYAKMELKEVNTLSETVRGTGGFGSTGV, encoded by the coding sequence ATGATAACGGACCAAGTCGAAATTATCAATAAATCGAAACATCAAAATCCTGAATACAAAACAGAAGATTCTGCAGGAATGGATTTGTATGCAAATATCGAAGAGGACATTATTTTGAAGCCTTTAGAAAGAACACTTATCCCAACAGGATTATTTCTAGCGATTCCACAAGGATATGAAGCACAAATAAGACCTAGATCTGGATTAGCCCTAAAGAAAGGTCTCACTTGCCTGAATAGCCCAGGAACGATAGATGCCGATTACCGTGGAGAAATTGGAGTAATTATTGCCAATGTTTCTAACGAAGATGTTACCATAAAAGATGGTGAAAGAATTGCTCAAATGGTATTCGCAAAGTATGCCAAAATGGAGCTAAAAGAAGTAAACACACTTTCCGAAACAGTTCGAGGAACAGGAGGTTTTGGAAGCACAGGAGTATAA